A genomic window from Sanguibacter antarcticus includes:
- the malQ gene encoding 4-alpha-glucanotransferase, with the protein MAPVEHPVPSPALVDLARAHGISPDHWGFHGEKQDVAAHTLVAVLRAMGVDATTPERVDVALASAADAQWRRMLPPTVVVRRGRSVELPVYVTDGVPVEVWIELESQRGAYELSQLDVYTEPRVVDGRSIGRAVFEIPADLPLGWHEIRARTPDGQTRTTLAVTPDRLELPASFKEFRAWGLMAQLYSVRSRQSWGVGDFADLADLGWLAGRSLGADFLLINPVAAAEPSTPMTPSPYLPSSRRFINPLYLRVEDIRETAYLSAADRSLIEWSADGVREMSTDPGPIDRDSAWDAKKAALRVIFEAPRSAARETALSEFRASQGPGLEDFAAWCAFSDHFAGQEWPSELHDPTSEATGALRVELSAEIDFYCWLQWVADLQLEQAQRAALEGGMTIGIMHDLAVGVHPEGADAWALGTVLAKGIGVGAPPDMYNQQGQNWSQPPWHPEELARTGYAAYRDLLRTIFRHAGALRIDHVIGLFRLWWIPEGNPADQGAYVRYDHDALIGILCLEAQRAGAMVIGEDLGLFEPWVRGYLAERGILGTSVLWFEKEAGDRPMRPEGFRPLALTTVTTHDLPPTAGYLAGEHVEIRERLGLLTEPLQLVRQQARQERDQMILALAARGLVDDDPSERELVEALHRYVKATPALLLGVSLADAVGERRAQNQPGTDQEYPNWKVPLGDPSGNPVLLEDLLDNARLRSLAAVMNE; encoded by the coding sequence GTGGCCCCCGTCGAACATCCTGTTCCTTCCCCTGCTCTCGTCGATCTTGCTCGCGCGCACGGGATCTCTCCCGACCACTGGGGATTCCACGGTGAGAAACAAGACGTCGCGGCTCACACACTCGTCGCGGTCCTCCGTGCCATGGGGGTCGACGCGACGACGCCAGAACGGGTCGACGTCGCGCTGGCGAGCGCAGCGGACGCCCAGTGGCGGCGGATGCTGCCGCCGACGGTCGTCGTGCGCCGTGGTCGCTCCGTCGAGCTGCCCGTCTATGTGACAGACGGCGTCCCCGTCGAGGTGTGGATTGAGCTCGAGTCGCAGCGAGGCGCCTACGAGCTCTCCCAGCTCGACGTCTACACGGAGCCGAGGGTCGTCGACGGTCGGTCGATCGGCCGTGCCGTCTTCGAGATCCCTGCCGACCTGCCGCTCGGATGGCACGAGATCCGTGCGCGGACGCCCGACGGGCAGACCCGCACGACGCTCGCTGTCACACCGGACCGCCTCGAGCTCCCTGCGTCGTTCAAGGAGTTCCGTGCCTGGGGCCTCATGGCCCAGCTGTACTCGGTCCGCTCCCGCCAGTCGTGGGGGGTCGGTGACTTCGCTGACCTCGCTGACCTCGGATGGCTCGCCGGACGCTCGCTCGGAGCGGACTTCCTGCTCATCAACCCGGTCGCAGCAGCCGAGCCGTCGACGCCGATGACGCCGTCCCCGTACCTGCCCTCGAGCAGGCGCTTCATCAACCCGCTGTACCTGCGGGTCGAAGACATCCGGGAGACGGCCTACCTCTCTGCCGCCGACCGGTCGCTCATCGAGTGGTCGGCCGACGGGGTGCGTGAGATGAGCACCGACCCCGGTCCCATCGACAGGGACTCCGCATGGGACGCGAAGAAGGCCGCCCTGCGTGTGATCTTCGAGGCGCCCCGGTCCGCTGCGCGCGAGACGGCGCTCTCGGAGTTCCGAGCGTCCCAGGGGCCCGGCCTCGAGGACTTCGCAGCCTGGTGCGCCTTCTCAGACCACTTCGCCGGCCAGGAGTGGCCGAGCGAGCTCCACGATCCGACGAGCGAGGCGACCGGCGCGCTGCGTGTCGAGCTGTCCGCGGAGATCGACTTCTACTGCTGGTTGCAGTGGGTGGCCGACCTCCAGCTCGAGCAGGCCCAGCGTGCCGCGCTCGAGGGCGGGATGACCATCGGCATCATGCACGACCTCGCCGTGGGTGTGCACCCGGAGGGAGCGGACGCCTGGGCGCTCGGCACCGTCTTGGCGAAGGGCATCGGTGTCGGTGCACCTCCGGACATGTACAATCAGCAGGGACAGAACTGGTCGCAGCCGCCGTGGCACCCCGAAGAGCTGGCCCGCACCGGGTACGCGGCGTACCGCGACCTCCTGCGGACGATCTTCCGCCATGCAGGCGCGCTGCGGATCGATCACGTGATCGGCCTCTTCCGCCTGTGGTGGATCCCAGAGGGCAATCCCGCCGACCAGGGTGCGTACGTGCGCTACGACCACGACGCGCTCATCGGGATCTTGTGCCTGGAGGCACAGCGTGCTGGCGCCATGGTCATCGGTGAGGACCTCGGTCTCTTCGAGCCGTGGGTGCGGGGCTACCTCGCGGAGCGCGGGATCCTCGGGACGTCCGTCTTGTGGTTCGAGAAGGAGGCAGGCGATCGTCCGATGCGGCCTGAGGGTTTCAGGCCTCTCGCACTGACGACGGTGACCACGCACGACCTTCCACCGACGGCCGGGTACCTCGCGGGAGAGCACGTCGAGATCCGTGAGCGGCTGGGCCTCCTCACGGAGCCGTTGCAGCTCGTGCGTCAGCAAGCACGCCAGGAGCGCGACCAGATGATCCTGGCGCTCGCTGCGCGGGGGCTCGTCGACGACGATCCGTCCGAGCGTGAGCTCGTCGAGGCGCTCCACCGGTACGTCAAGGCGACACCGGCGCTCCTGCTCGGTGTCTCGCTCGCTGATGCGGTCGGTGAGCGCCGGGCGCAGAACCAGCCGGGCACGGACCAGGAGTACCCGAACTGGAAGGTCCCGCTGGGGGACCCGTCCGGCAACCCTGTGCTGCTCGAGGACCTTCTCGACAACGCTCGGCTCCGGTCGCTCGCCGCAGTCATGAACGAGTAG
- a CDS encoding mechanosensitive ion channel family protein, whose translation MIISDDPPAPFDPGSVDSWLEWFVGTPLRLLLTLTVGLVVLFVLRRLIKTVSDHIADGTLMNRRGLRELGAADLGPAFLRPSPVVAARRMQRARTIGSVLRSTTTLVVGAIVVLMMLSDIGVNIMPLVASAGVVGVALGFGAQSLVKDFLSGTFMLLEDQYGVGDTVTFGAVSGTIEAVALRVTKVRDIDGTLWYIRNGEITSVGNRTQGWARAVVDVHLRFDTNIGEVRRLLERAGETVKNDPVIGTYLQEDPEVIGIEALTAESVLMKVRAKTDPAMQWSVARALREAVREELEAAGVSLAASQQTVLINKRESAETTATQPSSSGSSGSSGTAVPVASQVDGSVGATPTPVEEATDVQRH comes from the coding sequence ATGATCATCTCCGACGACCCTCCCGCGCCCTTCGACCCCGGGAGCGTCGACTCGTGGCTCGAGTGGTTCGTCGGAACCCCGCTCCGGCTCCTCCTCACGCTCACGGTCGGTCTCGTCGTGCTGTTCGTCCTGCGCAGGCTGATCAAGACCGTCAGCGACCACATCGCGGACGGCACGCTCATGAACAGGCGAGGGCTGCGCGAGCTGGGAGCAGCGGATCTCGGACCGGCGTTCTTGCGGCCGAGCCCGGTCGTCGCTGCCCGCCGGATGCAGCGTGCTCGGACGATCGGTTCGGTCCTGCGATCGACGACGACGCTCGTCGTCGGCGCGATCGTCGTGCTCATGATGCTCTCCGACATCGGCGTCAACATCATGCCGCTCGTGGCGTCGGCTGGTGTGGTGGGCGTCGCCCTAGGATTCGGCGCGCAGAGCCTCGTCAAGGACTTTCTCTCGGGGACCTTCATGCTCCTCGAAGACCAGTACGGCGTCGGGGACACCGTGACGTTCGGCGCCGTCTCCGGGACGATCGAGGCGGTGGCGCTGCGGGTGACGAAGGTGCGAGACATCGACGGCACGCTCTGGTACATCCGCAACGGTGAGATCACCAGCGTCGGCAACCGGACGCAGGGGTGGGCCCGCGCGGTCGTCGACGTGCATCTGCGCTTCGACACGAATATCGGCGAGGTGCGCCGGCTCCTCGAGCGTGCCGGGGAGACCGTCAAGAACGACCCCGTCATCGGCACATACCTGCAAGAGGACCCCGAGGTGATCGGGATCGAGGCGCTCACCGCCGAGTCCGTGCTCATGAAGGTCCGTGCGAAGACAGACCCCGCGATGCAGTGGAGCGTGGCACGTGCCCTGCGAGAAGCCGTCCGGGAGGAGCTCGAGGCTGCGGGGGTCTCGCTGGCGGCGAGCCAGCAGACCGTCCTCATCAACAAGCGTGAGTCTGCGGAGACCACCGCTACGCAGCCCTCCTCCTCCGGATCCTCCGGATCGTCCGGAACTGCGGTTCCGGTGGCGAGCCAGGTGGACGGCAGCGTCGGAGCCACTCCCACGCCGGTCGAGGAAGCGACGGACGTGCAACGGCACTGA
- a CDS encoding globin, producing the protein MTEPTPDARDPFYDLVGGHETFVRLVDLFYAGVAHDDALREMYPEDDLGPAKVRLTLFLEQYWGGPTTYSQQRGHPRLRMRHAPYKVNPEARDRWLTHMRAAVDGLGLAPLHEATLWDYLERAAHSLINTFDE; encoded by the coding sequence GTGACCGAACCGACCCCCGACGCCCGCGACCCGTTCTACGACCTCGTCGGCGGGCACGAGACCTTCGTCCGGCTCGTCGACCTCTTCTATGCGGGTGTCGCGCACGACGACGCTCTGCGCGAGATGTATCCCGAAGACGACCTGGGCCCCGCGAAGGTGCGCCTGACGCTCTTTCTCGAGCAGTACTGGGGCGGGCCCACGACGTACTCCCAGCAACGCGGCCACCCGCGTCTGCGCATGCGCCACGCCCCGTACAAGGTGAACCCGGAGGCGCGCGACCGGTGGCTCACCCACATGCGCGCAGCAGTCGACGGCCTGGGGCTCGCCCCGCTCCACGAGGCGACGCTGTGGGACTACCTCGAGCGCGCAGCCCATTCCCTCATCAACACGTTCGACGAGTAG
- a CDS encoding glucose PTS transporter subunit EIIB, which produces MSKAQQILAALGGQVNVVDLEPCITRLRVEVTDPDLVDETGLKATGAFGVVRSGRVVQVIVGPEADALAAEIDALR; this is translated from the coding sequence ATGAGCAAGGCCCAGCAGATCCTCGCGGCCCTCGGCGGTCAGGTCAACGTCGTCGACCTCGAGCCGTGCATCACCCGCCTGCGCGTCGAGGTGACGGACCCTGACCTCGTCGACGAGACGGGTCTCAAGGCGACCGGCGCGTTCGGGGTCGTCCGGTCGGGTCGCGTCGTGCAGGTCATCGTCGGCCCCGAGGCCGACGCGCTCGCTGCGGAGATCGACGCCCTGCGCTGA
- a CDS encoding LacI family DNA-binding transcriptional regulator has product MGPAAVTIATIAEAAGVSVPTVSKVLNGRADVAPATRARVEALIDEHHYRRRRSSPPPRAQMIDLVFHELGSAWDMEIIRGVEKAAREEGVSVVLAECGGAANPRQEWLDSALARRPLGVVLVFSDLDHPQRRQLEARSIPSVVVDPVGEPSHEVPAIGATNWSGGLAATRHLLDLGHRRIAMISGPVRAWCSRARTDGYRAALEDVGITPSPELVRHGDFKVEAGYREGLALLRLPDRPTAVFAGSDLQALGLYRAAAEMGLRIPQDLSVVGYDDLPVTQWIGPPLTTVRQPLAEMADHATRLVLQLARGESPASTRIDLATNLVVRESTAPLGPDKHRSLG; this is encoded by the coding sequence ATGGGACCAGCAGCCGTGACGATCGCGACGATCGCTGAAGCAGCGGGCGTCTCTGTTCCGACCGTCTCCAAGGTGCTCAACGGTCGTGCGGACGTCGCCCCTGCGACCCGTGCGCGGGTCGAGGCTCTCATCGACGAGCACCACTACCGTCGTCGCCGAAGCTCGCCGCCGCCTCGCGCCCAGATGATCGACCTCGTCTTCCACGAGCTCGGCAGCGCATGGGACATGGAGATCATCCGCGGCGTCGAGAAGGCCGCCCGCGAAGAAGGCGTGAGCGTCGTGCTCGCCGAGTGCGGCGGCGCTGCCAACCCGCGCCAAGAGTGGCTCGACAGCGCGCTCGCCCGCCGCCCGCTCGGAGTCGTGCTCGTCTTCTCCGACCTCGATCACCCTCAGCGGCGCCAGCTCGAGGCACGCAGCATCCCCAGCGTCGTCGTCGACCCGGTGGGCGAGCCGTCGCACGAGGTCCCCGCGATCGGAGCGACCAACTGGAGCGGAGGTCTCGCCGCCACACGGCACCTGCTCGACCTCGGGCACCGCCGGATCGCCATGATCAGCGGTCCGGTGCGAGCCTGGTGCAGCCGCGCCCGCACGGACGGCTACCGCGCAGCCCTGGAGGACGTCGGGATCACGCCGTCCCCTGAGCTCGTGCGCCACGGCGACTTCAAGGTCGAGGCTGGATACCGCGAAGGTCTCGCGCTGCTCCGGCTCCCCGACCGCCCGACCGCCGTCTTCGCCGGGAGCGACCTCCAGGCCCTCGGCCTGTACCGCGCCGCAGCGGAGATGGGTCTGCGGATCCCCCAAGACCTGTCCGTGGTCGGGTACGACGACCTGCCTGTCACCCAGTGGATCGGTCCCCCGCTCACCACCGTCCGGCAGCCCTTGGCCGAGATGGCCGACCACGCGACGCGGCTCGTCCTGCAGCTTGCCCGGGGCGAGAGCCCTGCCAGCACGCGGATCGACCTCGCGACGAACCTCGTTGTGAGAGAGAGCACCGCACCGCTGGGACCGGACAAGCACCGTTCTTTGGGATAG
- the pepN gene encoding aminopeptidase N produces MPGQNLTRTEAIERADIVAAQSYEISLDLTTGPTTFASTTTVRFTARPGAATFIDLVAPTVHSVRLNGRDLEPATVFADSRITLTDLAADNELVVVADAAYTNSGEGLHRFVDPVDGEVYLYTQFEVPDSRRVFAVFEQPDLKATFQLTVTAPSRWHVVSNQPTPEPVAAGTDVATWTFEPTPRISSYITALVAGPYVVERSELTSRDGRVVPLGVFCRASLAEFLDADYIFDKTRQGFAFYEEKFDYAYPFDKYDQLFVPEFNAGAMENAGCVTFTETYVFRSKVTDAIKERRVVTILHELAHMWFGDLVTMKWWNDLWLNESFAEWASTLATAEATEWTHAWTTFASMEKSWAYRQDQLPSTHPIVATINDLEDVQVNFDGITYAKGGSVLKQLVAWVGIDAFMAGVARYFAKHAYGSTELSDLLVELEATSGRDLSGWAKAWLETAGVNTLRPEIEVDESGTITTFAVLQSAPQDYPTIRPHRLAIGFYDIDATGSLVRTHREELDVDGTRTDVPALVGRARPAMVLLNDDDLAYAKVRLDDTSLAVATEHLSDIADPLARALVWGSAWDATRDGETPASLYVRLVLGNIATESESTTIRTTLAQLALAARSYVAPSARAATVATVGDTLWALALEAVAGSDAQFQLVKYFASIASTDVHLDALQSLVDGTIELDGLVIDTDLRWELLDGLVGGGRATQADIDAALAADSTASGQQAAARATATLPTPEAKRAAFDSLVLSDTAPNAIVRATTLGFLHVSDPTVLAPFVELYFDAIERLWEERSYSIAETLVEGLFPAPLADESLRSATQGWLDTHPDAAPALRRLVIESLAGVERALAAQAVDARA; encoded by the coding sequence GTGCCCGGACAGAACCTGACCCGCACCGAAGCAATCGAGCGCGCCGACATCGTCGCAGCGCAGTCCTACGAGATCTCCCTCGACCTCACGACCGGTCCGACCACCTTCGCGTCGACGACGACCGTGCGGTTCACCGCACGACCGGGCGCCGCGACGTTCATCGACCTCGTCGCCCCGACGGTGCACTCCGTGCGCCTCAACGGCCGAGACCTCGAGCCGGCCACCGTGTTCGCCGACTCCCGCATCACGCTCACCGACCTCGCGGCGGACAACGAGCTCGTCGTCGTCGCCGACGCGGCCTACACGAACTCCGGCGAAGGCCTCCACCGCTTCGTCGACCCGGTCGACGGCGAGGTCTACCTCTACACGCAGTTCGAGGTTCCTGACTCACGTCGCGTCTTCGCGGTGTTCGAGCAGCCTGACCTCAAGGCGACCTTCCAGCTCACGGTGACGGCCCCGTCTCGGTGGCACGTCGTGAGCAACCAGCCGACGCCCGAGCCGGTCGCCGCCGGGACCGACGTGGCGACGTGGACCTTCGAGCCCACCCCGCGCATCTCGTCGTACATCACCGCGCTCGTCGCCGGACCGTACGTCGTCGAGCGCTCGGAGCTCACGAGCCGCGACGGCCGCGTCGTCCCCCTCGGCGTCTTCTGCCGCGCATCGCTCGCGGAGTTCCTCGACGCCGACTACATCTTCGACAAGACGCGCCAGGGCTTCGCGTTCTACGAGGAGAAGTTCGACTACGCCTACCCGTTCGACAAGTACGACCAGCTGTTCGTCCCCGAGTTCAACGCGGGCGCCATGGAGAACGCGGGCTGTGTGACGTTCACGGAGACGTACGTCTTCCGGTCGAAGGTCACCGACGCGATCAAGGAACGACGCGTCGTGACGATCCTCCACGAGCTCGCCCACATGTGGTTCGGCGACCTCGTGACCATGAAGTGGTGGAACGACCTGTGGCTCAACGAGTCCTTCGCCGAGTGGGCCTCGACGCTCGCCACGGCTGAGGCGACGGAGTGGACGCACGCGTGGACGACGTTCGCCTCCATGGAGAAGAGCTGGGCGTACCGTCAGGACCAGCTCCCGTCGACGCACCCGATCGTCGCGACGATCAACGACCTCGAGGACGTCCAGGTCAACTTCGACGGCATCACCTACGCCAAGGGTGGGTCGGTCCTCAAGCAGCTCGTCGCCTGGGTCGGTATCGACGCGTTCATGGCCGGTGTCGCCCGATACTTCGCGAAGCACGCGTACGGCAGCACCGAGCTCTCCGACCTCCTCGTCGAGCTCGAGGCGACGAGCGGTCGCGACCTGTCCGGATGGGCGAAGGCCTGGCTCGAGACCGCCGGCGTCAACACGCTCCGCCCCGAGATCGAGGTCGACGAGAGCGGGACCATCACGACCTTCGCCGTGCTGCAGAGCGCGCCGCAGGACTACCCGACGATCCGCCCGCACCGCCTCGCGATCGGCTTCTACGACATCGACGCCACCGGCTCGCTCGTCCGCACGCACCGCGAAGAGCTCGACGTGGACGGCACCCGGACGGACGTCCCCGCGCTCGTCGGGCGCGCCCGTCCCGCGATGGTCCTCCTCAACGACGACGACCTCGCCTACGCGAAGGTCCGCCTCGACGACACGTCCCTCGCTGTCGCTACCGAGCACCTCTCAGACATCGCCGACCCGCTCGCACGGGCTCTCGTCTGGGGTTCCGCCTGGGACGCGACGCGCGACGGCGAGACGCCTGCGAGCCTCTACGTCCGCCTCGTCCTCGGGAACATCGCGACCGAGAGCGAGTCGACCACGATCCGGACGACCCTCGCTCAGCTCGCGCTCGCTGCACGCAGCTACGTCGCCCCGTCGGCGCGCGCCGCGACGGTGGCGACCGTCGGCGACACCCTCTGGGCGCTCGCCCTCGAGGCCGTCGCCGGTTCCGACGCCCAGTTCCAGCTCGTCAAGTACTTCGCGAGCATCGCCAGCACGGACGTCCACCTCGACGCCCTGCAGTCGCTCGTCGACGGCACGATCGAGCTCGACGGGCTCGTCATCGACACCGACCTGCGGTGGGAGCTCCTCGACGGGCTCGTCGGTGGAGGGCGCGCCACGCAGGCCGACATCGATGCAGCCCTCGCTGCCGACAGCACGGCGAGCGGCCAGCAGGCTGCTGCGCGGGCGACCGCCACGCTGCCGACGCCAGAGGCCAAGCGGGCCGCGTTCGACTCGCTGGTCCTCAGCGACACGGCGCCGAACGCGATCGTCCGGGCGACGACGCTCGGGTTCCTCCACGTGAGCGACCCGACGGTCCTCGCACCGTTCGTCGAGCTGTACTTCGACGCGATCGAGCGACTGTGGGAGGAGCGGAGCTACTCCATCGCCGAGACCCTCGTCGAGGGCCTCTTCCCGGCGCCCCTCGCCGACGAGTCGCTCCGTTCTGCGACGCAGGGCTGGCTCGACACCCACCCGGACGCGGCACCCGCGCTGCGCCGGCTCGTCATCGAGAGCCTTGCCGGGGTCGAGCGAGCGCTCGCCGCACAGGCGGTCGACGCGCGCGCCTGA
- a CDS encoding acyl-CoA thioesterase, producing MTRLYVPVRLRWSDLDAYAHVNNVEMFRLLEEARITAFWRHPLALDADVWPTAVIDSGPAATSHTLVARQEIEYVRPLTFTREPVRVEMWIGAIGAASLDVCYEVHDDGGVVGRVGPATPGTPYARATTMIVVTDAVTGRPRRFGPTERAAWEPFVEEPVTFRRRTPQPGQSGTRIMPS from the coding sequence ATGACTCGTCTCTATGTCCCTGTCCGCCTGCGCTGGTCCGATCTCGACGCGTATGCGCACGTCAACAACGTCGAGATGTTCCGGCTGCTCGAGGAAGCGCGCATCACGGCGTTCTGGCGGCACCCGCTGGCGCTCGACGCGGACGTGTGGCCGACTGCGGTCATCGACTCGGGTCCTGCTGCGACGTCGCACACGCTCGTGGCTCGTCAGGAGATCGAGTACGTGCGGCCGCTGACCTTCACGCGGGAGCCGGTGCGCGTCGAGATGTGGATCGGCGCGATCGGTGCCGCGAGCCTCGACGTCTGCTATGAGGTGCACGACGACGGCGGGGTCGTCGGGCGGGTCGGCCCGGCGACCCCGGGGACGCCGTACGCACGGGCGACGACGATGATCGTCGTCACCGACGCTGTCACCGGTCGACCCCGACGTTTCGGTCCGACGGAGCGTGCCGCGTGGGAGCCGTTCGTCGAAGAGCCGGTGACGTTCCGTCGGCGGACGCCCCAGCCAGGTCAGTCCGGGACCCGGATCATGCCTTCCTGA
- a CDS encoding acyl-CoA thioesterase, which translates to MPGPAHPRPAPDLADIERDPLGYLLEVLRLEYHGAETGEDVYSGASLPQLHGRVYGGQVLAQSLLAAGATVPAGRLPHSMHGYFLRAGDIHQPVDLAVERLRDGRSFSARRTHAYQGGKAILSMIASFQEDQDGIEHTSQMPDAPDPEDVTSAHDVLAKIDHPIAHFWSRQTAFDVRHVDGSLYLAPGAQRTDHQLVWMRSRGPVPDDQILHRALLAYACDQIMLEPVLRQAGHSWQTPGLSIASLDHAMWWHRDVHVDEWLLYVQSSSSAQGSRGLGAARVFAQDGTLVASIAQEGMIRVPD; encoded by the coding sequence CTGCCGGGCCCTGCACACCCCCGACCAGCCCCGGACCTCGCCGACATCGAGCGCGACCCGCTCGGCTACCTGCTCGAGGTGCTGCGCCTGGAGTACCACGGCGCAGAGACGGGCGAGGACGTGTATTCCGGTGCGAGCCTGCCTCAGCTCCACGGCCGCGTCTACGGCGGTCAGGTGCTCGCGCAGTCCCTCCTGGCGGCCGGTGCCACGGTGCCTGCCGGACGGCTCCCCCACTCGATGCACGGCTACTTCTTGCGCGCCGGTGACATCCACCAGCCGGTAGACCTCGCCGTCGAGCGGCTCCGGGACGGCCGGTCGTTCAGTGCACGCCGCACCCACGCGTATCAGGGCGGGAAGGCGATCTTGTCGATGATCGCCTCGTTCCAGGAAGACCAGGACGGGATCGAGCACACCTCGCAGATGCCCGATGCCCCCGACCCCGAGGACGTCACGTCGGCGCACGACGTGCTCGCGAAGATCGACCACCCGATCGCACACTTCTGGTCGCGTCAGACTGCGTTCGACGTCCGGCACGTCGACGGCTCCCTCTACCTGGCGCCGGGCGCCCAGCGCACCGACCACCAGCTCGTGTGGATGAGGTCGCGCGGGCCCGTGCCAGACGACCAGATCCTCCACCGCGCGCTCCTCGCCTACGCCTGCGACCAGATCATGCTCGAGCCCGTCCTGCGTCAGGCTGGGCACAGCTGGCAGACGCCGGGGCTGAGCATCGCCAGCCTCGACCACGCGATGTGGTGGCACCGGGACGTGCACGTCGACGAGTGGTTGCTCTACGTGCAGTCGTCGTCGTCCGCGCAGGGCAGCCGCGGGCTCGGCGCCGCCCGGGTGTTCGCCCAGGACGGGACCCTCGTGGCGAGCATCGCTCAGGAAGGCATGATCCGGGTCCCGGACTGA
- a CDS encoding GTPase has protein sequence MRRFSGVTRRGEKLARRTQALESALEAGEGWLDSEVLARGAQAAVHARGRLRLSVDHTVVSLAGSTGSGKSTIFNALAGREISSPGTRRPTTSRAMAAVWDTPSAGVVEPLLDWLEVDQRTFVESSEDRAGLVLLDLPDHDSVVVEHRVRAERIVERADLLVWVMDPQKYADAAVHERYLRGLAGHSDVVVVVLNQIDRLAPSDQEQCLADLRRLVRQDGLTSAVVLGVSAVTGQGMGELHELVARAARDRAAATDRLLADVRAAASDVLAECGTSHGGAHPLEAVRAELLESLGRAARADVVVDAVRGSALLRARAATGWPVTRWVGRFRADPLRRLNLHRREVHTELARSSLPPADAAMGARTRRAVRSYVDAASIGAPTGWVLMTRERLRDDDLPDALDQAVARTEVDGGRRPRWWAVMSVVQWVLLGVLLAGLLWLAGLAVLAYAQLPVPASPEVEGFPIPTLMVVGGLLSGVFLALVARLLALVGANRAARRAARRLGAEIELVANEAVVGPVRTQRRLLDECRSAAALASR, from the coding sequence GTGAGGCGTTTCAGCGGAGTGACGCGTCGGGGCGAGAAGCTTGCGCGCCGGACCCAGGCCCTCGAGTCCGCGCTGGAAGCGGGAGAAGGATGGTTGGATTCGGAGGTTCTCGCCCGGGGCGCGCAGGCCGCCGTGCACGCGCGCGGGCGTCTTCGCCTCTCCGTCGACCACACGGTGGTGTCCCTCGCAGGCTCGACCGGGTCGGGCAAGTCGACGATCTTCAATGCGCTGGCGGGCCGAGAGATCTCGAGCCCCGGCACGCGACGTCCGACGACGTCCCGAGCGATGGCTGCGGTGTGGGACACCCCGAGCGCCGGCGTCGTCGAGCCGCTCCTCGACTGGCTCGAGGTCGACCAGCGGACGTTCGTCGAGTCCAGCGAGGACCGAGCAGGGCTCGTGCTGCTCGACCTTCCGGACCACGACTCGGTCGTCGTGGAGCACCGGGTCCGCGCTGAGCGGATCGTCGAGCGGGCAGACCTCCTCGTGTGGGTGATGGACCCCCAGAAGTACGCGGACGCGGCTGTCCACGAACGCTACCTGCGCGGGCTCGCCGGCCACTCGGACGTCGTCGTGGTCGTGCTCAACCAGATCGACCGTCTCGCGCCGAGCGACCAGGAGCAGTGCCTGGCAGACCTCCGGCGTCTCGTGCGCCAGGACGGGCTGACGTCGGCCGTCGTCCTCGGGGTGTCGGCAGTGACCGGACAAGGGATGGGGGAGCTGCACGAGCTCGTCGCCCGTGCCGCACGCGACCGTGCTGCGGCGACCGATCGGTTGCTCGCGGACGTCCGCGCCGCGGCGAGCGACGTCCTCGCCGAGTGCGGCACGAGCCACGGTGGGGCCCACCCGCTCGAGGCGGTCCGCGCGGAGCTGCTGGAGTCCCTCGGCCGCGCTGCGCGCGCGGACGTCGTGGTCGACGCTGTGCGCGGATCGGCGCTCCTGCGCGCCCGTGCAGCGACCGGGTGGCCGGTCACCCGCTGGGTGGGTCGCTTCCGCGCCGACCCGCTCCGCCGGCTCAACCTCCACCGCCGCGAGGTGCACACGGAGCTCGCGCGCTCGTCGCTGCCTCCTGCGGACGCTGCGATGGGGGCCCGGACCCGCCGGGCGGTGCGTTCCTACGTGGACGCGGCGTCGATCGGTGCCCCCACCGGCTGGGTCCTCATGACCCGGGAACGGCTGCGTGACGACGACCTCCCGGACGCTCTCGACCAGGCGGTGGCCCGCACCGAGGTGGACGGTGGTCGTCGCCCGCGCTGGTGGGCCGTCATGTCGGTGGTCCAGTGGGTGCTGCTCGGTGTGCTGCTCGCCGGTCTGCTGTGGCTCGCCGGGCTCGCGGTGCTGGCGTACGCACAGCTGCCGGTGCCAGCGTCTCCGGAGGTGGAGGGGTTCCCGATCCCGACGCTCATGGTCGTCGGCGGTCTGCTCTCGGGGGTGTTTCTCGCACTTGTCGCACGGCTGCTCGCGCTCGTGGGCGCGAACCGTGCGGCCCGACGCGCGGCCCGTCGCCTCGGCGCGGAGATCGAGCTGGTCGCGAACGAGGCCGTCGTCGGTCCGGTGCGGACGCAACGTCGCCTGCTCGACGAGTGCCGGTCCGCAGCGGCCCTCGCGAGCAGGTAG